One genomic window of [Clostridium] scindens ATCC 35704 includes the following:
- a CDS encoding head maturation protease, ClpP-related, with protein sequence MAIIKGFTFKNLTETSAELYFYGDIVSDWWGAWQDEDQYPDAIKNFLSEQEGKDLNVYVNSGGGSVFAGIAIYNMLKRHAAKNNVKVFVDGLAGSIASVLAFAGSEAPEIPSNAFLMIHNPWSYCEGNSADMRKMADDLDQIKTGILNVYAEHLKEGVTIDQISALMDAETWLNGQQAAEYFDIKTTEPKEYAAAVGDYITKAKCKNVPEKLKAKKPDPGPENRQQETDKAAEEKRNEIRNLTIKAFMEGE encoded by the coding sequence ATGGCAATAATCAAAGGTTTCACATTTAAGAACCTGACGGAAACAAGCGCGGAACTGTATTTTTACGGTGACATTGTTTCCGACTGGTGGGGAGCATGGCAGGACGAAGACCAGTACCCGGACGCAATCAAGAATTTTCTTTCGGAGCAGGAAGGAAAAGACCTGAATGTTTATGTAAATTCCGGCGGCGGTTCAGTTTTCGCCGGGATCGCAATTTACAATATGCTGAAACGACACGCGGCGAAAAACAATGTCAAAGTGTTCGTGGACGGCTTGGCCGGTTCGATCGCTTCGGTGCTTGCCTTCGCAGGAAGCGAAGCGCCGGAAATTCCGTCAAACGCCTTTTTAATGATCCATAACCCGTGGAGTTATTGCGAAGGAAATTCGGCAGATATGCGGAAAATGGCCGACGATCTGGACCAGATCAAGACCGGCATTTTGAACGTATACGCTGAACACCTGAAAGAAGGCGTCACAATAGACCAGATCAGCGCGTTAATGGACGCGGAAACATGGTTAAACGGGCAGCAGGCAGCGGAATATTTCGACATTAAAACGACGGAGCCGAAGGAATACGCTGCAGCGGTTGGGGACTACATCACGAAGGCAAAATGTAAGAACGTGCCGGAGAAGTTGAAGGCCAAAAAGCCGGATCCTGGTCCTGAAAACAGGCAGCAGGAAACGGACAAGGCAGCAGAAGAAAAGAGAAACGAGATCCGAAATCTCACAATCAAAGCATTTATGGAAGGAGAATAA
- a CDS encoding HK97 gp10 family phage protein: MAISVDRLAAELAQGLSEYSQEVADGIKKAADEVADEAVRELKSTSPVLTGSYAKGWTKSKAYESKSAKRNTVHNKTDYQLTHLLEKGHASRNGGRVAAKVHIRPVEEKAVASFEEKVKGAIEK; this comes from the coding sequence ATGGCAATTAGTGTTGATAGACTTGCGGCAGAATTGGCGCAGGGGCTTAGTGAATATTCGCAGGAAGTAGCCGACGGAATAAAAAAGGCTGCTGACGAAGTGGCAGACGAAGCCGTCAGAGAATTAAAAAGCACAAGCCCGGTTTTAACTGGTTCCTATGCGAAGGGGTGGACGAAATCGAAAGCCTACGAAAGCAAGAGCGCAAAGAGAAACACGGTCCACAACAAAACCGATTATCAATTAACGCACCTTCTGGAAAAAGGCCACGCAAGCCGGAACGGCGGCAGGGTTGCGGCGAAAGTGCATATTCGGCCGGTAGAAGAAAAAGCCGTGGCAAGTTTTGAAGAAAAAGTGAAAGGAGCGATCGAAAAGTGA
- a CDS encoding phage major capsid protein, which yields MKYEELVKMGVKDLKARLKDLNTQAQTAKGDALDALLEEANTITGILNDVKSREKLAGIASAAAGEPEPGSGESAEEPKDKAREERGQNLKNGKTVKFSAKVALVGAKNAISVTQTVTPQHTADDLKETFNDVSSLVDRVKRVPLNGGETYQRGYVKSYGDGAGPTAEGADYNPTEPVFGYVTIEKEKITAYTEEPEEMVKLPNADYDGVVEGSVSKAIRRYMGRQILIGDGTTGKFKGIFHNPTKTEEQVIDPETDIELEAIDDGTLDEIIYSYGGEEEVEAVAVLILNKKDLKAFAKLRDKQGRKVYTIVNHGNTGTIDGVPFIINSACKAVVDAATAAGDYVMAYGPLENYEMAIFSDIDARKSTDYKFKQGQIAYRADIFAGGAVAAYNGFVRAKKKASA from the coding sequence ATGAAGTATGAAGAACTGGTAAAAATGGGCGTCAAAGACTTAAAAGCCAGACTGAAAGACCTGAACACGCAGGCACAGACGGCGAAAGGCGACGCACTGGACGCGCTTCTGGAAGAAGCGAACACGATCACCGGCATTTTAAACGACGTAAAGAGCCGCGAAAAGTTGGCCGGTATTGCTTCCGCAGCGGCCGGGGAGCCGGAGCCGGGAAGCGGAGAAAGCGCAGAGGAACCGAAGGACAAAGCGAGAGAGGAACGCGGCCAGAATTTAAAGAACGGAAAAACGGTCAAGTTTTCCGCGAAAGTGGCGCTTGTGGGCGCAAAGAACGCCATTTCCGTTACGCAGACCGTGACACCGCAGCACACAGCCGACGATCTGAAAGAAACCTTTAACGACGTTTCTTCACTGGTAGATCGTGTAAAAAGAGTTCCTTTGAACGGCGGCGAAACATACCAGAGGGGCTATGTTAAGTCTTACGGCGACGGGGCAGGACCGACCGCAGAAGGCGCAGACTACAACCCGACCGAACCGGTTTTCGGTTATGTGACTATCGAAAAGGAGAAGATCACAGCCTACACCGAAGAACCCGAAGAAATGGTAAAACTTCCGAACGCAGACTATGACGGCGTTGTGGAAGGTTCCGTTTCTAAAGCAATCAGGCGTTACATGGGCCGCCAGATCCTGATCGGCGACGGAACAACCGGAAAATTTAAAGGCATTTTCCACAATCCGACAAAGACGGAAGAACAGGTAATTGATCCGGAGACAGACATTGAACTGGAAGCCATTGACGACGGCACACTGGACGAAATTATTTATTCTTACGGCGGGGAAGAAGAAGTGGAAGCCGTTGCGGTGCTGATCCTGAACAAAAAGGACCTGAAAGCCTTCGCGAAACTTCGCGACAAGCAGGGCCGCAAGGTTTACACCATTGTAAACCATGGCAACACCGGAACGATCGACGGTGTACCGTTCATCATCAACAGCGCTTGCAAAGCGGTTGTGGACGCAGCAACGGCGGCCGGTGACTATGTAATGGCATACGGACCGTTGGAAAATTACGAAATGGCGATCTTTTCCGACATTGACGCCAGAAAGTCCACTGACTACAAATTCAAGCAGGGACAGATCGCATACCGCGCGGACATTTTCGCAGGCGGCGCCGTGGCGGCTTACAACGGCTTCGTGAGAGCGAAGAAAAAGGCTTCCGCGTAA
- a CDS encoding phage portal protein translates to MKTTGIIKDFLNFRRYKYRPLFAIRGEYSAGGDLDESDIIGSIENCIATNVAKLTPQVVRKDARGMVIKEDYLARLLSLRWAPELSTFDALYKMAATLIRKSNAFAAILYNEDFTKVKQIVPLTVTTFRIYEDDDGNILFRFVWDYDGKTYVLPYQSVIHIRARFNKKRFIGTPPDQSIKTTLELLDATGQALRNTVKNSANLKGYLKYNNFIDEDELKTKVKEFQAAYMSADNDGGMAGIDNSMEFHEITQRTPNIPTLQSQFLRDNLYRYYGVSDAILMSKFTESEWNAFYESVIEPIALQLSLEFTFKLLTERERGFGNKIIFTSNRLQYATLQTRATIGSVLYDRGIITINEYRELLYYEPIEDGDVRMVSLNYVKADDQSLYQTGQQGEGTGSGPPGEGEGQQAATAIQILKMFVPVTLKGGEKKEWQ, encoded by the coding sequence ACATAATCGGATCCATTGAAAATTGCATTGCAACAAACGTCGCGAAACTTACGCCGCAAGTGGTGAGAAAAGACGCGCGCGGAATGGTTATCAAAGAAGACTATCTGGCCCGCCTTCTTTCCTTGCGTTGGGCGCCGGAGTTATCGACATTCGACGCACTGTATAAAATGGCCGCGACGCTGATCCGAAAATCAAACGCTTTCGCCGCAATCCTTTACAACGAAGATTTCACGAAAGTAAAACAGATCGTACCGCTGACAGTAACGACATTTCGGATCTACGAAGACGACGACGGAAATATTTTATTCCGCTTCGTGTGGGACTATGACGGGAAAACCTACGTTCTGCCATATCAGAGCGTGATCCATATCCGCGCAAGGTTCAATAAAAAAAGATTTATCGGAACGCCGCCGGATCAGTCGATCAAAACAACGCTTGAATTACTGGACGCGACGGGGCAGGCATTACGGAACACTGTAAAAAATTCCGCAAACCTGAAAGGGTACCTGAAATATAACAACTTCATTGACGAAGACGAACTGAAAACGAAGGTAAAAGAGTTTCAGGCGGCATACATGAGCGCCGACAACGACGGCGGCATGGCAGGAATTGACAATTCAATGGAGTTTCACGAAATCACGCAGAGAACGCCGAACATTCCAACACTTCAAAGCCAGTTTTTACGGGATAACTTATACCGCTATTACGGCGTGAGTGACGCGATCTTAATGTCGAAGTTCACGGAAAGCGAATGGAACGCCTTTTATGAAAGCGTGATCGAACCGATCGCACTTCAATTATCACTTGAATTTACATTCAAATTATTAACGGAGCGCGAAAGAGGGTTCGGAAACAAAATCATTTTCACTTCAAACCGGCTGCAATATGCGACGCTGCAGACGAGAGCCACAATCGGTTCCGTACTGTACGATCGCGGAATTATTACGATCAATGAGTACCGCGAATTACTGTATTATGAGCCGATCGAAGACGGCGACGTGCGAATGGTAAGCCTGAACTATGTAAAAGCAGACGATCAGAGCCTTTACCAGACGGGGCAGCAGGGCGAAGGAACCGGATCCGGCCCACCCGGAGAAGGCGAAGGGCAGCAGGCCGCGACGGCAATTCAGATCTTGAAAATGTTCGTCCCGGTAACTTTGAAAGGTGGTGAGAAGAAAGAATGGCAATAA